Proteins encoded together in one Prosthecobacter debontii window:
- a CDS encoding DNA-3-methyladenine glycosylase encodes MMAFLNSDFFKRDVLTVAHDLIGVELVWEGCSGVIVETEAYAVENDPACHTASRPSAREFVRTQTPGTAYVYFNYGMYWLFNLLVKGGDRDGLILIRALDPRQGIEEMQERRQKQKLTDLCSGPGKLAVAMGIGGVHHGTPMTGKQRPKLCGLRARSEPVEVVADVRVGISQAVDFPWRFLARDNPHVSVKHGRVKLPPVR; translated from the coding sequence ATGATGGCTTTCCTCAATTCAGATTTCTTTAAGCGTGACGTGCTCACCGTCGCCCATGACCTGATTGGTGTGGAGTTGGTCTGGGAGGGATGCTCGGGCGTCATCGTGGAGACGGAGGCTTATGCTGTAGAAAATGACCCCGCTTGTCACACTGCGTCGCGCCCCAGCGCCCGAGAGTTTGTCAGGACCCAGACACCGGGCACGGCTTACGTCTATTTCAACTACGGCATGTATTGGCTCTTCAACCTGCTGGTGAAGGGAGGAGATCGAGATGGCTTGATCTTGATTCGAGCCTTAGATCCGAGGCAAGGCATTGAGGAAATGCAGGAGCGGCGGCAGAAGCAAAAGCTCACCGATCTCTGCTCTGGCCCGGGGAAGCTGGCCGTGGCTATGGGCATCGGTGGCGTGCATCACGGCACGCCGATGACGGGTAAGCAGAGACCTAAACTCTGCGGCTTACGGGCGCGTTCAGAACCCGTCGAGGTCGTGGCGGATGTGCGTGTGGGCATCAGCCAAGCGGTGGATTTCCCCTGGCGATTTCTTGCCCGTGACAACCCGCATGTGAGCGTGAAGCACGGGCGTGTGAAATTGCCGCCCGTTAGATGA
- a CDS encoding SMP-30/gluconolactonase/LRE family protein — translation MNTSRRTFLTTLASSAAASAIARDWTGQVPERYPDPDVIALEPSFGKYIQGNSPLRRLHTGMLWAEGPAWNGSGNYLVWSDIPNNAQMRYLPEDGHVSVMRNNSGNSNGNTFDLQGRQISCEHANRRVVRYELNGQVTVLASEFEGKPLNAPNDVVVHPDGGVWFTDPGYGSMGDYEGNKGELQLKEAVYRIDPSGKVEKVTEAEGKPNGLCFSPDYKKLYIVDTSDAKNIRVYDVKDSLKLGEGKEFAAMKIDKSAPVSPDSQKPNKRVQPIPPTLLLQGILRSGKGGSDGVRCDVDGNVWASAGWAGGGFDGVHIFSPEGQRIGLIRLPETGSNLCFGGPKRNRLFITASQSLYSLHVNTSGAHFC, via the coding sequence ATGAACACATCCCGCCGCACTTTCCTGACCACACTTGCCAGCAGCGCCGCCGCCTCCGCCATCGCTCGTGATTGGACGGGGCAAGTGCCTGAGCGCTACCCCGACCCGGATGTGATTGCCCTCGAGCCCTCCTTTGGCAAATACATCCAAGGCAACTCCCCCCTCCGCCGTCTGCATACCGGCATGCTCTGGGCTGAGGGTCCGGCCTGGAATGGCTCGGGTAATTACCTCGTTTGGAGTGACATCCCCAACAACGCCCAGATGCGTTACCTGCCTGAGGACGGTCATGTGAGCGTGATGCGCAACAACTCGGGCAATAGCAACGGCAATACCTTTGACCTGCAAGGGCGCCAAATCTCATGCGAACATGCCAACCGCCGTGTGGTGCGTTATGAACTCAATGGCCAAGTCACGGTGCTGGCCTCCGAGTTTGAAGGCAAACCGCTCAATGCCCCCAATGACGTGGTGGTGCATCCCGATGGCGGCGTGTGGTTCACTGACCCTGGCTACGGCAGCATGGGAGACTACGAGGGGAATAAAGGCGAACTCCAACTCAAAGAAGCGGTCTATCGCATTGATCCCAGCGGCAAGGTCGAAAAGGTGACCGAAGCCGAAGGCAAGCCTAACGGATTGTGTTTCAGCCCTGACTACAAGAAACTCTACATCGTGGACACGAGCGATGCCAAGAATATCCGGGTTTATGATGTCAAAGACAGCTTGAAGCTGGGGGAGGGCAAGGAGTTTGCAGCGATGAAGATCGACAAGTCGGCGCCAGTTAGTCCCGATAGCCAAAAACCCAATAAGCGTGTCCAGCCGATTCCTCCCACGCTACTTCTCCAAGGGATACTGCGTTCAGGCAAAGGCGGTTCCGATGGCGTTCGGTGCGATGTGGACGGCAATGTATGGGCTTCTGCAGGCTGGGCTGGGGGTGGATTCGATGGTGTGCATATTTTCTCTCCCGAAGGTCAACGCATCGGCCTCATCAGGCTCCCCGAAACCGGCAGTAACCTCTGCTTTGGCGGTCCGAAGCGTAACCGTTTGTTCATCACCGCCAGCCAGTCACTCTACTCGCTGCATGTAAATACCAGCGGCGCACACTTCTGCTAA
- a CDS encoding prenyltransferase/squalene oxidase repeat-containing protein → MLHSVHETLAHTEAHLLALRNAAGHWEGELSSSALSTATAIVALHGVDAAKHETLIQAGAAWLVAHQNADGGWGDTAISKSNLSTTLLCWSALTLVGTRRTASSLSDTTQRVPAMLACETWITTQVGSLQPDDIAKAVIARYGKDKTFSVPILMLCTIGGTMGKNAWRRVLPLPFELAALPRSWFGAIGLPVVSYALPALIAIGYARFKNAPPAWWNPLGWLRAATWGRIRPMLKTLQPSSGGYLEATPLTSFVTMALASAGEKDHPCIPGAVEFLLRSVRADGSWPIDTNLATWGTTLASKALGSIDTYVREWVSNQQYQTIHPFTNAAPGGWAWTDLPGGVPDADDTAGALIAMKLTGDDAARNAAAAAKGITWLLDLQNRDGGIPTFCRGWGTLPFDRSTPELTAHALLAWWLWEKEMPESLKLQIHRATRHALSYLRKNQSPEGSWIPLWFGNEHTPDENNPVYGTAQVVAYLSGTASLASQAQDLIQSGRRYLISAQKPDGSWGGDKNAPSSIEETAVALNALLQQGDLAIEPAQRAVEWLSNATQKGTQFPPSPIGLYFARLWYHEKLYPVVWTLQALHRAKAVLPSVS, encoded by the coding sequence ATGTTACATTCTGTTCACGAAACGCTGGCCCATACTGAGGCCCACCTCCTTGCCCTACGCAATGCCGCGGGGCATTGGGAGGGCGAGCTATCCAGCAGCGCCTTATCCACCGCCACCGCCATCGTGGCACTACACGGCGTGGATGCAGCGAAGCATGAGACTTTGATTCAAGCGGGCGCAGCCTGGCTGGTCGCTCACCAAAATGCCGATGGCGGTTGGGGCGATACGGCGATCAGCAAGAGCAACCTTTCCACCACGCTTCTTTGCTGGAGTGCGCTCACTCTGGTCGGGACGCGCCGCACTGCCTCCTCACTGTCGGACACGACGCAGCGTGTCCCTGCCATGCTTGCCTGCGAAACCTGGATCACCACGCAGGTCGGCTCTCTTCAACCAGATGACATCGCCAAGGCCGTCATCGCTCGTTATGGCAAGGACAAGACCTTTTCCGTGCCCATCCTCATGCTCTGCACCATAGGCGGGACGATGGGGAAAAACGCGTGGCGACGCGTGCTTCCCCTACCCTTCGAATTGGCAGCCCTGCCGCGCTCATGGTTCGGTGCCATCGGGCTTCCAGTGGTGAGCTACGCCCTCCCGGCCCTGATCGCCATTGGGTATGCCCGGTTTAAAAACGCCCCACCTGCGTGGTGGAATCCGTTGGGTTGGTTGCGCGCGGCCACATGGGGAAGGATTCGACCGATGCTCAAGACCCTGCAGCCCTCCAGCGGGGGTTATCTAGAAGCGACACCCCTAACCAGCTTTGTCACCATGGCCCTCGCCTCCGCCGGGGAGAAAGATCATCCTTGCATCCCTGGCGCTGTCGAATTCCTTCTTCGCTCCGTGCGAGCCGATGGGAGCTGGCCCATCGACACCAACCTCGCCACTTGGGGGACTACGCTTGCCAGCAAGGCGCTTGGAAGCATAGACACTTACGTTCGCGAATGGGTGTCTAACCAACAATATCAAACGATTCACCCCTTCACCAATGCCGCTCCCGGAGGTTGGGCCTGGACCGACCTCCCCGGTGGCGTCCCGGATGCGGATGATACTGCTGGGGCCTTGATTGCGATGAAACTGACGGGTGACGATGCCGCCCGCAATGCAGCCGCCGCAGCAAAGGGCATCACTTGGCTGCTGGATCTGCAAAATCGCGATGGCGGTATTCCGACCTTTTGCCGGGGCTGGGGAACGCTCCCCTTTGATCGCAGCACGCCCGAGCTCACCGCCCATGCGCTTCTGGCGTGGTGGCTATGGGAGAAGGAGATGCCTGAATCCTTGAAGCTGCAGATTCATCGAGCGACCCGCCACGCTTTGAGTTACTTGCGTAAAAATCAGAGTCCCGAAGGTTCTTGGATTCCACTGTGGTTCGGCAATGAACACACGCCTGATGAAAACAATCCTGTTTATGGAACGGCTCAGGTCGTGGCTTATCTCAGCGGCACGGCGTCTCTGGCCAGCCAGGCCCAAGACTTGATTCAAAGTGGCCGTCGTTACTTGATCTCCGCACAAAAGCCTGATGGAAGCTGGGGAGGAGACAAAAACGCCCCCTCCTCCATTGAAGAAACCGCCGTCGCCTTGAATGCTTTACTGCAACAGGGAGACTTAGCGATAGAACCCGCGCAACGAGCCGTCGAATGGCTCAGCAACGCCACTCAAAAAGGCACTCAGTTTCCACCCTCTCCCATCGGTCTTTACTTCGCTCGACTGTGGTATCACGAGAAACTCTATCCTGTGGTCTGGACACTCCAAGCACTTCATCGTGCAAAAGCGGTCTTGCCCTCCGTTTCCTGA